In Longimicrobiaceae bacterium, the genomic window CGGTCCCCCGGAACATCATGTGCTCGAAGAAGTGGGCGAACCCGCTCTTGCCGGGCTCCACCTCGTCCCGGCTCCCCGTCCGCACGATCGACAGGTACGCGACCTGGCCCGGCGCGTCCGCGGCGATGAGGTAGGTCACGAGCCCGTTGGGGAGCTCGAACCTCCGGTACTCGTACGGGAAGACCCGTTCCGTGCTCTGCGTGCCCTGCGCGGCCGCCGGCCCGGCGAACGCCAGTCCCGCGAGGCAGAGCATTCCCAAACGCTTCAGGTCCACGCGACGACCTCCTTGCATGGGGCGACTGGATGTTTACGGCGCTGACATTGAAAGTGGCCGCCGCGTACAGCGGTGGCAAGGTGGGCGGGACGAGCGGGCGCCATCGCCCGGCGGGGGCGCCGACGCTCCCGCCTGCCCACTTCGACCGCGCCCTCCCGGGCGCGGCGCACCCGTTCTTCACGAGATCCTTGACCTCGTCCGACCCGGGTGCTAGATATCTAGCACGGTGCTAGATTTCCAGCATGCCGCACGGAATCGCGCACTCCGCCCCGACACTCCCCTCACCCAGGAGAGCCCCGCATGGGCCCCGAGCTCACCGCCGACCTCAGCCGCCGAGAGCGCCAGATCATGGACGTGCTCTTCGCCCTCGGGCAGGGCACCGTCAACGACATCCTGGAGCGCATCCCCGATCCTCCCAGCTACTCGGCCGTTCGCGCCACCATGCGGGTGCTGGAGGACAAGGGCCACGTGGAGCACTTCCAGGACGGGCCGCGCTACGTCTACCGACCCGTGGTGGCGAAGGAGAGCGCCCGCTCGGCCGCGCTGCGGCACCTGGTGCGCACCTTCTTCGGCGGCAGCGCGGAGTCCGCCGCCGCGGCCCTCCTGGGGATGT contains:
- a CDS encoding BlaI/MecI/CopY family transcriptional regulator, yielding MGPELTADLSRRERQIMDVLFALGQGTVNDILERIPDPPSYSAVRATMRVLEDKGHVEHFQDGPRYVYRPVVAKESARSAALRHLVRTFFGGSAESAAAALLGMSRRQLTEADLQRLAKQVEAARDEGR